Part of the Neorhodopirellula lusitana genome is shown below.
TGCAGCCCCTGATCTTGCAGGCACGGATGTCGCGCCTGTTGGTGAATCGTGCCGCTGGGAGCCGAGAAGTTTTAGACCTCAAGGAGTTCGTCGGCTTCTTCGTCGCTCAACGATGCTTCTTCGTCGATTTCTTCTTCAGCGACCAGGCCGAGCGAATCGCACTGTTCGTCGGTCAGTTGGACGTAGCCTAGCGAGCGGATAACTTCCAGGACTTCGCTGCAAGTTGGGAACATGCGACCGGAGCTTTGCTTGTAGTCGTCCATGGCTCGCATGAATTCAACTTCGTTTTCGCTGTAGTCACGTTCGCAAGTTGTTGGGTCGATGTGACGTCGGCGTTGTGTCTTGCGACGAGGTGGTGTGTTGGCCGATTCTTTTGCCGTTGCTTCTTCGCCACGGCGTTCGTTTCGGCGTCGGTCGATGCTTACGGTCTTGTCTTCGCTTTTGGAAGCGGTGGACTTAACTTGGCTTTTCTTTTGAGTGGTAGTAGCAGGCATCTGATGTCCTCGTGCGAAGGGCGAATGTGCGATCTGGATTGTTAGTGAAGACTCCATCCGTTGGCCCTGGAAGATGCGAGACTATCCGGTTTGAGGTCACCTTGTCGGTTGACCGTGTTAGGAAGAGTTGCATTCTTGAGCCGTTAATATGTAGCACGGAGCAAGCGTGCAGGTCGGACAGGCGGTAGACTTTATCTAGAACGCACGGACTTCCTGAGTGAAACCGTGCGGGCTGTGACGGTTGCAGCAGTTGTTGCTGCAAAATGTTGAAAAGCGGGGGCAAACGGATTGATGTCTGGGGGCACGACGGACGACAACCGATCTTCTGGATTCCTGTCCAGCACCGTCGCAAGCTTGGCGGCGCGGGTGTTTCCGGTCGCGCAGCACTTCCCGGGTGCTCACCAGCTACCGCAAACCCAACCGCTGACTTTGATGGCCGCCGCGGCGTTGGTTGGCATCGCGATGGACCGGTGGTTGTCGCCACCCGCTTGGCTTTGGATCGTTGGATGTGGTTTGTCACTGTTGTCGTGGCTGGCCGTGGATCGGTGGTCCTGGGCGTGGTCGGCGTGGTGTTTACCGGGAATATTGAAACGGATGTCTGCCCGCAACCAGTCTCTGAGCAGTCGCTCTTCCAACAGCCCGTCGCACGACAGTCCGTCGCCCAGCTACCCGTCACCCAGCAGCCAGTCACCCAGCAACTCGTCGCCCAGCGGCGGTTCTTCCGATAGCACGTTCCGGGCCCACGGGTTTGGGGCGGTACCCGCTGGACCCAACGGCCAGGTGATGTTGATTGCCATCGCGCTGATGTGCTTGATGGGGATGCGACACCGTGGGTGCTGGGATGAGTACAACCGCAACAGCATTGGCAAGGTGTTTACCGAGATCGATGAGCCCACGATTTTGGTGGGGGTGGTGGATCAAGCCGTTCAGTTGCGTCGCGATCCAATCGACTCGTTGCCAGCACGTCGACCACGCAATGGGGCGAAACCGAATGATACTGGAAGCTACGAAACGATTTTGACATTGGCAGTGGAAACGGTTCGTCGCGGAAGTCAGGATGTCCCGATGACGGGGCGCGTGCGTGTCCGGGCTAGCGGCGATGCGTCCTATCTTCGGCCAGGTGATCGCATTCGGGTATATGGCAAGATCTCCACGATGGATCGCACGTCCAATCCAGGCGAGCGTGACATGACCGAATGGATGATTCGCAAAGGGCTGCATGCGACAGTGAAGGTCGAGCGAGGAACGGAACTCGAGCAACTGGAATCGCCGTCGTGGCAAACGCCCCAGCGATGGTTGCACCGGAAGATTGCTGATCTGGCCGCTTCGGCTCGGCAAGGCATTTTGCAGTACATCGCGCCGGAGCAGCACGGGATCGCGTTGGCGTTAATCTTGGGGCAAAGAGATCTACTGGAACACACCACTTCGGAATCCTTGGTCGCGACCGGAACCGCTCACCTGTTGTCGGTCAGTGGATTGCATTTAGGGATTCTGTTTGTGGTCGCGCGATTGATTGCGGGATGGCTTCGCTTGCCGATGGGGGCCCAGCTGATATTTCTGGGCACGGTGACGGTGTTTTATGTCGCCATCACGGGTGGGCGTCCGCCGGTGTTGCGTGCTGCGATCTTATTGTCGACGATCATGCTTTCAATGGCGCTGGCAAGGTCTCAACAGCCGCTCAACTCGCTTTCGCTGGCGTTGCTGTTGTTGGCCGGGGCAATGCCGCTGGAGGTTTTTGCGGTTGGCATGCAGTTGTCGTTTTTGGCTGTCGCGACGTTGTTGTCGTGTGGGCCTCAGAGTCGGCGGCAGCGAAATGCGACCAACCACGCTGTCGAGCTCGAAGAGAATTTTGACGCCTTGGCCCAGAAGAGTTCGGGGCGAACCCAACGGGTAGCGAAGAGATTCTTGACGGCGGTTCGCACCGCTTTGTGGTACAGCGGTTGTGTGACGATGACGACGTTACCGTTGGTCTGGCATGCCTTCCATGTTGTTTCGCCCATCAGCGTGCTGGTGAATGTGATCTTATCGCCGATGATGGTCGTTGCTTTGTCGGCGGGAGTGGCGACCGTGCTCGCCGGTTGGTGTTGGGGACCACTGGGGGCCGTGCCGGGGTGGATTTGTTCGGTGATGTTGTCGTTGATGCGGGATGTCATCGAGATTGCTCGCTCGATACCCGGCGGCCACTTTTGGCTGCCGTCGCCGCCACTTTTCTGGATAGTGGCCTACTACCTCGTGCTTGTGATGCTGCTCGCGGTTCGCCCGCGAGGCCAGCGTCGTTGGCCGATCGGGATTTGGTCTTTCGTGTGGATCGTGATGGCTTGGTGGATCTCC
Proteins encoded:
- a CDS encoding ComEC/Rec2 family competence protein, translating into MSGGTTDDNRSSGFLSSTVASLAARVFPVAQHFPGAHQLPQTQPLTLMAAAALVGIAMDRWLSPPAWLWIVGCGLSLLSWLAVDRWSWAWSAWCLPGILKRMSARNQSLSSRSSNSPSHDSPSPSYPSPSSQSPSNSSPSGGSSDSTFRAHGFGAVPAGPNGQVMLIAIALMCLMGMRHRGCWDEYNRNSIGKVFTEIDEPTILVGVVDQAVQLRRDPIDSLPARRPRNGAKPNDTGSYETILTLAVETVRRGSQDVPMTGRVRVRASGDASYLRPGDRIRVYGKISTMDRTSNPGERDMTEWMIRKGLHATVKVERGTELEQLESPSWQTPQRWLHRKIADLAASARQGILQYIAPEQHGIALALILGQRDLLEHTTSESLVATGTAHLLSVSGLHLGILFVVARLIAGWLRLPMGAQLIFLGTVTVFYVAITGGRPPVLRAAILLSTIMLSMALARSQQPLNSLSLALLLLAGAMPLEVFAVGMQLSFLAVATLLSCGPQSRRQRNATNHAVELEENFDALAQKSSGRTQRVAKRFLTAVRTALWYSGCVTMTTLPLVWHAFHVVSPISVLVNVILSPMMVVALSAGVATVLAGWCWGPLGAVPGWICSVMLSLMRDVIEIARSIPGGHFWLPSPPLFWIVAYYLVLVMLLAVRPRGQRRWPIGIWSFVWIVMAWWISTTPASLPRDTLEATFIDVGHGTAAILRSERDEVWLYDCGWLGNFKHRSHKIDEVLWSMGITRIDGVILSHADADHFNALPGLATRFSIKQLVTPPGMLEGGGRSLEIARQAIQRWEVPVIEVDHDDPLPDELGSDELGSGIWTDTKILHPPRVPVAGSDNANSLVLQINHGGRFLLLPGDLEPPGTGVLTSLPRPPPGGVMMAPHHGSLHMDADAVLQWARPIETVVSGGKRAAAPQVTEMLAAAGGGVHVTSRVGCIRVRIGPSGKIQIRAWKTDPW